In a single window of the uncultured Dysgonomonas sp. genome:
- a CDS encoding RagB/SusD family nutrient uptake outer membrane protein, with amino-acid sequence MKNIILSVFTVFSLFFANACMDLDKEPLDIISDDAVFKDEALTKAYLYKIYGYMPCGYGLFVEGGANVLTGMGITDLLDGSTDLLRSPAGWNESNGVMIPGTISASYNPLETWGRSYEVIRKVNNLIAGLTNDSPLSEDFKTRVMAEARFVRAFIYFDLVRRYGDVPLIKELQHFDNLQELMVPRTPISDIYDFIDSELEQIGDILPYAKDITVAEHGRVSREAAWALNGRAMLFAERYARSALFSNKVIEGDHFILDPDYNALFQSHGGNKEVIFEVMFDGVNKGHACDNLYMPPSIDNGWGSQTNPTQELVDAYEMLDGTPFDWSNPAHAANPYDGRDKRLQASIIVDGSVFKNKVIRTGYLMPDDGLGLVERTYSGYYIRKFLDETLPFEKLNFMGSITSWKEIRLAEVLLNYAEAQNEANSGPDASVYETMRLVRERAGLPALPSGLNQTQMKERIMQERKVELAFEGHRFWDLRRWKLAESVLNNKYFHGMKITEDDNGVKTYEKFELNMLPKQVFLPKHYLMPIHQGELEKNPNLGNNNPGY; translated from the coding sequence ATGAAAAATATAATATTATCAGTTTTTACGGTGTTTTCCTTATTCTTCGCCAATGCTTGTATGGATTTGGACAAAGAGCCTCTCGATATAATTTCGGATGATGCCGTATTCAAAGATGAAGCATTAACAAAGGCATATCTATATAAAATATATGGTTATATGCCATGTGGCTACGGCCTGTTTGTAGAAGGCGGGGCAAATGTTCTTACAGGAATGGGTATTACCGATCTGCTCGACGGCAGTACCGACCTCCTGCGTTCACCTGCCGGATGGAACGAAAGCAATGGTGTAATGATTCCCGGGACTATCTCTGCATCTTACAATCCACTGGAAACATGGGGCAGAAGCTATGAAGTCATCCGGAAAGTCAACAATCTGATCGCCGGATTGACAAACGACAGCCCCTTGTCGGAAGATTTCAAGACGAGAGTAATGGCAGAAGCCCGCTTTGTAAGGGCATTTATATACTTCGACCTGGTACGCCGCTATGGGGATGTCCCACTTATTAAGGAATTGCAGCATTTCGATAATCTACAGGAATTGATGGTTCCCCGTACTCCAATATCGGACATTTATGATTTTATCGACAGTGAATTGGAACAAATAGGAGATATATTACCATATGCTAAAGACATTACTGTAGCCGAACACGGACGGGTTTCGCGTGAAGCTGCATGGGCTCTTAATGGCCGGGCAATGCTCTTTGCCGAAAGATATGCGAGATCTGCCTTGTTTTCCAATAAGGTAATAGAGGGGGATCACTTTATCCTCGATCCAGATTACAATGCATTGTTTCAATCTCATGGAGGTAACAAGGAAGTTATATTCGAAGTAATGTTCGACGGAGTCAACAAAGGACATGCTTGCGACAATCTTTACATGCCTCCGAGTATCGACAACGGATGGGGATCACAGACAAACCCTACTCAGGAACTTGTAGATGCTTATGAGATGCTTGACGGCACACCGTTCGACTGGAGCAATCCCGCACATGCCGCCAATCCTTACGATGGAAGAGACAAACGCCTGCAGGCAAGTATTATTGTAGACGGATCTGTTTTCAAAAACAAAGTAATAAGAACAGGATACCTTATGCCGGACGATGGGCTTGGACTTGTAGAGCGTACATACTCAGGATACTATATCCGTAAATTCTTGGACGAAACATTACCATTCGAAAAGTTGAATTTTATGGGAAGTATTACCAGTTGGAAAGAAATCAGGCTGGCAGAAGTACTGCTCAACTACGCCGAAGCTCAGAATGAAGCCAACAGTGGTCCCGACGCATCAGTATATGAAACTATGAGGCTTGTTCGCGAACGTGCAGGTCTACCGGCATTGCCATCGGGACTGAATCAGACGCAAATGAAAGAACGGATAATGCAAGAACGAAAGGTGGAACTGGCTTTTGAAGGACATCGATTCTGGGATCTGAGACGTTGGAAATTGGCCGAATCGGTATTGAATAATAAATATTTCCACGGGATGAAAATAACAGAAGATGATAACGGAGTGAAGACTTATGAGAAATTCGAATTGAACATGCTTCCAAAACAGGTATTCCTTCCAAAACATTATTTGATGCCTATTCATCAGGGAGAACTGGAAAAGAATCCTAATTTGGGCAACAATAATCCCGGATACTAA
- a CDS encoding alpha/beta hydrolase, which produces MNTIFTKSAAIIVCLSLIFSFYSCSGDIEESFDNNVLNTKTAVATDNSAVEMLNVAYGEHPQQVMDIYLLENRTLETPLVVLIHGGAWVAGDKADAGFMKDACYNNGMNVVNINYRLADSTINYTHIMEDISSAMAMILNHAAEYNVRTSKIVFWGGSAGGHLALLYAYNYDAQNAVSLIMTLGAPTALDDKITISLIPGLDKKIEAIGLLGVIVGKPYDILYPLDPAYIDASPLHGRNLKPTLLIHGMSDSIVPLRQAWLMRDKLEQKNINYRLFEIPGGAHDGSGGWPGYAEEAQRIMYEWVINYSN; this is translated from the coding sequence ATGAATACAATATTCACCAAAAGTGCAGCAATAATCGTTTGTCTGTCCCTTATATTTTCATTCTATTCCTGTTCAGGGGATATAGAAGAATCATTCGACAACAATGTATTGAATACAAAAACAGCAGTAGCTACCGACAACTCTGCTGTGGAAATGCTCAATGTGGCTTATGGAGAACATCCTCAACAGGTAATGGATATATATCTTTTAGAAAACAGGACATTAGAAACCCCATTAGTGGTTCTTATACATGGTGGAGCATGGGTGGCCGGAGACAAAGCTGATGCGGGCTTTATGAAAGACGCCTGCTATAACAATGGGATGAACGTTGTCAATATTAATTATCGCCTGGCAGACAGTACAATCAACTATACTCATATAATGGAGGATATAAGTAGTGCTATGGCAATGATACTAAACCATGCAGCAGAATACAATGTTCGTACATCCAAAATCGTATTTTGGGGTGGGAGCGCCGGAGGACACTTAGCTTTGTTATATGCTTATAATTATGATGCACAGAATGCTGTATCTCTGATAATGACATTAGGTGCGCCTACGGCTCTCGATGATAAGATAACAATCAGTTTAATACCAGGATTGGATAAGAAAATAGAGGCAATAGGGTTACTAGGTGTCATTGTTGGCAAGCCTTATGATATACTTTATCCGTTAGATCCGGCCTATATCGATGCCAGTCCTCTTCATGGAAGAAATCTGAAACCTACATTACTCATACATGGCATGTCAGATAGCATTGTCCCTCTAAGGCAAGCTTGGTTAATGAGAGACAAACTGGAACAAAAAAATATAAACTATCGGCTCTTTGAAATCCCTGGCGGCGCCCATGACGGAAGTGGCGGATGGCCCGGATATGCGGAGGAAGCTCAAAGAATAATGTATGAATGGGTTATAAATTATAGTAACTAA
- a CDS encoding alpha/beta hydrolase — MRLKTIFYILPILLTLIIVSAWCRKPVTQLILQDVHYGSDSLQTMDIYLTENRTEETPLVVLVHGGGWMAGDKKDADFMRQACFANGINVVNINYRLGTPGVPGIHYKEMMADIDSAMSYVLDRASEWKIRKSKYIFWGGSAGAHLSLLYAYNYDTRDIISLVITLGAPTRFDAESMKGAKPGDIQGLLPLITGKPWNDGPELLDKAYKDASPYFGKNLKPSFLIHGEKDDIVPKQQSIMMSELLKQKNIADTLVILPNGGHGGENTPQEVSERLNLAMYQWIIRYSK; from the coding sequence ATGAGACTGAAAACCATATTTTATATTCTCCCTATCCTGCTGACACTCATTATAGTGTCGGCATGGTGCAGGAAACCAGTGACTCAGCTGATCTTGCAGGATGTTCATTATGGCAGCGACTCCTTGCAGACAATGGATATTTATCTGACTGAGAATAGAACGGAAGAAACCCCTCTTGTTGTTCTGGTACATGGTGGAGGCTGGATGGCCGGAGATAAGAAAGACGCCGATTTTATGAGACAAGCATGTTTTGCCAATGGTATAAATGTAGTAAATATAAATTATCGCCTTGGCACACCGGGTGTTCCAGGCATCCATTACAAAGAGATGATGGCAGATATAGACAGCGCCATGTCATATGTATTGGATCGTGCCAGCGAATGGAAGATACGCAAGTCTAAGTATATATTCTGGGGAGGGAGTGCAGGCGCTCATTTATCACTGTTATATGCCTATAATTACGATACGCGGGACATTATTTCACTCGTTATAACCCTGGGGGCTCCTACCCGCTTCGATGCTGAAAGCATGAAAGGAGCCAAACCCGGCGATATACAAGGATTGCTTCCTCTGATTACAGGAAAACCGTGGAATGACGGCCCTGAATTGCTGGACAAAGCGTACAAGGATGCGAGCCCATATTTTGGCAAGAATCTGAAACCATCTTTCCTCATTCATGGAGAAAAAGACGACATTGTCCCTAAACAGCAATCTATAATGATGAGTGAATTACTTAAACAGAAAAACATTGCCGACACTCTCGTTATTCTACCCAATGGAGGACACGGAGGCGAAAATACACCTCAGGAAGTTTCTGAAAGGCTAAATTTGGCAATGTATCAATGGATTATAAGATATAGCAAATAA